The DNA sequence CACCCTCGAATCGATCGTCGCGGTAGTTGATGACATGGTCGGCGCCGAGCGCCTTGGCCTTGTCGATCTTGTCGTTCGAGCCGACCGTGGTGATGATCGTGCAGCCCATCCGCTTGGCCAGCTGGATGGCCGCCGAGCCGATGCCGGATCCGCCGGCATGGACGAGGATCGTCTCACCGGGCTGCAGCCTGGCATTGTCGAACAGCATGTGCTCGACGGTGCCGAAGGTAACCGGCGCCACCGCGGCCCCGATGTCGGTCACACCGGGCGGGGCGGGGACCAGCAGGCGCGCCGGCAGGTTGATCTTCTCCTGCGCGAAACCGTCGAGATGGAAGCCGTGAACGCCCGAAACATGCTCGCACAGATTGTCGCGGCCTTCGCGGCAGGCACGACAGAGGCCGCAGGTGTGTGCGCCGTAGATCGATACCAATTGTCCGGGCAGCAGGCTGGAAACGCCGGGACCGACCGCCTCTACCTCGCCGGAGGCCTCGGCGCCGACGACCAGCGGCAGCTTGCGCTTCGCGAAGGCCATGCCGCGCCAGCCCCAGACGTCGATGTGGTTCAGCGCCACCGCCTTGATGCGCAGCGTCACTTCGCCAAGCGCGGGAGGCGGTGGGGGTGGCAGGTCCACCGTTTCAAGGCGGCGGTCCTCGATAAGTTGCAGTGCGCGCATGGAGCCTGTCGGTTCTGTTAAGCGGAAAGGGCTCGCTTAGACCGGTTCCCGCGCCATGACAAGGCAGGTGTTCTGGCCGCCAAAGCCGAAGGAGTTCGACAGAACGGAGCGAACCTGCGCATCGCGCTTCTTGTTCGGCACGACGTCGAGCACGATCGCCGGGTCGGGATTGTCATAGTTGATGGTCGGAGGAATGACGCTTTCGCGCATCGTCATCAGCGAAAACGCCGCTTCCACAGCGCCCGCCGCCGACAGCGTGTGGCCGATCATCGACTTGTTGGACGAGATCGGCATCGAGCCGATGCGCTCGCCAAACACCGTCGACAGCGACAGGTGTTCCATCTTGTCGTTTTCCGGCGTCGAGG is a window from the Mesorhizobium australicum WSM2073 genome containing:
- a CDS encoding zinc-binding dehydrogenase, which codes for MRALQLIEDRRLETVDLPPPPPPALGEVTLRIKAVALNHIDVWGWRGMAFAKRKLPLVVGAEASGEVEAVGPGVSSLLPGQLVSIYGAHTCGLCRACREGRDNLCEHVSGVHGFHLDGFAQEKINLPARLLVPAPPGVTDIGAAVAPVTFGTVEHMLFDNARLQPGETILVHAGGSGIGSAAIQLAKRMGCTIITTVGSNDKIDKAKALGADHVINYRDDRFEGVVRKLTKKKGVDVVFEHVGTDTFAGSMLCLKRGGRLVTCGSTSGVSTQINLMQLFQQQLKLLGSFGCRMENMANAMQKMAAGQVAPVIDTEVGFDDIDAALKRMEGRDVFGKIVLRVA